One genomic region from Apodemus sylvaticus chromosome 1, mApoSyl1.1, whole genome shotgun sequence encodes:
- the LOC127682207 gene encoding mas-related G-protein coupled receptor member B2-like, whose protein sequence is MSGDFLSKNLSITAWKTNITMLNGNYYTNTSYCDIKNQAMNLLSIIISLVGMGLNAIVLWFLGIRMHRNAFSVYILNLAMADFLFLCSQFVFCLLDAIYFFYSIFIEFPLVFHIVRICAYHSGLSILSTISIERCLSVIWPIWYRCNRSRHTSAITCFVLWAMSLLLGILERIACDLMFNGFDIYWCRMFYLIASVFSVVSFVVLCGSSLILLVRIFCGSQRIPVTRLYITIAFTVLVFLIFGLPFGIHWLLHQLMGDLHYLNNCDSFFYDTQFLSCVNSCANPIIYFLVGSIRHRNFRRKTLKLLLQRAMQDNPEEEECGDNNS, encoded by the coding sequence ATGAGTGGAGATTTCCTAAGCAAGAATCTAAGCATCACAGCCTGGAAAACTAACATCACAATGCTGAATGGAAACTACTACACTAATACTTCATATTGTGACATCAAGAACCAAGCCATGAATTTGCTTTCCATCATCATTTCCCTGGTTGGGATGGGACTCAATGCCATAGTCCTGTGGTTCCTGGGCATCCGTATGCATAGGAATGCCTTCTCTGTCTACATTCTCAACCTGGCTATGGCTGACTTTCTCTTCCTGTGCTCTCAGTTTGTATTTTGTCTTCTCGATGCCATTTACTTCTTCTActccattttcattgaattccctTTGGTTTTTCATATTGTGCGCATATGTGCTTATCATTCTGGTTTGAGCATCCTCAGCACCATTAGCATTGAGCGCTGCTTGTCTGTAATATGGCCCATTTGGTATCGCTGTAATCGTTCAAGACACACATCAGCTATCACATGTTTTGTGCTTTGGGCTATGTCCCTATTATTGGGTATCCTGGAAAGAATAGCATGTGACTTAATGTTTAATGGTTTTGACATTTATTGGTgtagaatgttttatttaatcGCTAGTGTATTTTCAGTTGTTTCATTTGTGGTTCTTTGTGGGTCCAGTCTCATCCTGCTTGTCAGGATCTTCTGTGGCTCACAGCGGATTCCTGTGACCAGGCTGTATATAACCATTGCATTCACTGTCTTGGTCTTCCTGATCTTTGGTCTTCCCTTTGGGATCCATTGGCTACTCCACCAATTGATGGGTGATTTACATTATTTAAACAATTGTGATTCATTTTTTTATGATACACAATTCTTATCCTGTGTTAACAGCTGTGCCAACCCCATCATTTACTTCCTCGTTGGCTCCATTAGGCACCGAAACTTCAGGAGGAAGACTCTCAAGCTACTTCTGCAGAGAGCCATGCAGGACAACCCTGAGGAAGAAGAATGTGGAGATAACAATTCTTAG